The following coding sequences lie in one Glycine soja cultivar W05 chromosome 16, ASM419377v2, whole genome shotgun sequence genomic window:
- the LOC114390779 gene encoding uncharacterized protein LOC114390779: protein METEERNQKDCKASEPEFFLQWGNRKRLRCVRVKDPRISARLNGGIRRKLGSAMEHHRSGLTVPEKEHHHHHHHQQLNRLTRNSDGAILRSSAGETRKSASPEKEDRYYTTRGSAEENGKVTGGEGINGEERALVWPKLYITLSSKEKEEDFLAMKGCKLPQRPKKRAKIIQRSLLLVSPGAWLTDMCQERYEVREKKSNKKRPRGLKAMGSMESDSE from the exons ATGGAAACAGAAGAGAGGAACCAGAAAGATTGCAAGGCTTCGGAGCCAGAGTTTTTCTTGCAGTGGGGGAACAGGAAGAGGCTGAGATGTGTGAGGGTGAAGGACCCTCGGATTTCAGCGAGGCTCAACGGTGGAATCAGAAGGAAACTTGGTTCTGCAATGGAGCATCATCGCTCTGGCCTCACTGTGCCAGAAAAAGAacatcatcaccatcatcatcatcaacaacttaATCGCCTTACAAG GAATTCCGACGGGGCGATTCTCCGGTCATCGGCCGGCGAGACAAGGAAATCGGCGTCGCCGGAGAAGGAGGACCGGTACTACACGACGCGGGGTTCGGCGGAGGAGAACGGCAAGGTCACCGGCGGCGAAGGCATCAACGGCGAAGAACGAGCCCTAGTTTGGCCCAAGCTCTACATCACTCTCTCAAGCAAGGAGAAAGAGGAAGATTTTCTGGCCATGAAGGGTTGCAAGCTTCCTCAGCGACCCAAAAAGAGGGCCAAAATCATTCAAAGAAGCTTACTT TTGGTGAGTCCCGGGGCGTGGTTGACTGATATGTGCCAAGAGAGATATGAAGTTAGGGAGAAGAAAAGTAACAAGAAG AGACCAAGAGGTTTGAAGGCTATGGGAAGCATGGAAAGTGATTCTGAATGA